TATATTGGCGAGCGCAGCGAACAAGGGGCTAGAGGATTATGGAATTCTCTCCCATCAATTTATCGACAATGTGCTGTTTGTTATACAGATTATTGGGCGGCTTATGAGAAAGTTATTCCAAGCAAACGGCATAAAGCCGTGAGTAAAAACAGTGGGCTGACCAACCATATTGAGAGATTTAATAATACGATGCGTCAAAGAATTTCTCGATTAGTTAGGAAAACTTTGTCTTTTTCTAAAAAGTTAGAAAATCACATCGGAGCTATATGGTATTTTATCCATCATTATAATGCGTCGCTATTTATGTAAGAATTTTTTCACTACATATTTACCACTACCAAAAAAACATTCTTACTGGATACCTTGATGGAACATATAGACCAAATAAAACACTCGCTCGCGATGAATTTGCTGCGATAATTCGTCAAGCTTTTAATCAAAACCAGGTAGCACAGATACCAAGTGGAAGTGTATATAAAGATGTTCCTGTAGGCTACTGGGCAGCTCCGGCAATTGAGGAAGCCTATCAAACTGGGTTTATGACTGGGTATCCTGGTGGTTTCTTTCATCCAAAAGAAGAAGTTTCCAAGGTTCAGGCAATAGTTTCCTTAGCGGAGGTTCTGGATGGTCTTTCTAGCCCTCCTACCGCATCTACAACTTCAACAACTCCCACTCAAGCAACTACTCCAGCAACTTCCACTCAAGCAACTATTCCAGCAACTCCCACTCAAGCAACTTCCACTCAAGCAACCAGAAGTCCCGCAGTCAGACGTCGAGCAACCAAGAAGCGTTTATTTATGCCCTTGGCAAGGACGTCCTTGATGTACCCAGTGTTTATGAACCAACAGAAGGCTCAGGCTGCCCCGGATAGCGGTGCCGTCCCCGCGGTGGCGGATAACCAGGCTACCCCGGATAGCAGCGCCGTCCCCGCGGTGGCGAATAACCAAACTACCCCGGCTAGCGATTCCTCATCAACCGTAGCTGTGGGTCAAGGTGTATTTCTTAACCGTCCTGCATCAGTGATTATTAGCGAATATTATGCAGACGCAGAGCAGATTCCTTACTACGCTATTAATGGTGTAGCCGAAGCCACAAAAGCAAATATTGTGGTTAACTATCCCGATCCAAGGGTTATCAATCCTAATCAACCTGCTACCCGTGGGGAGATTGCTGCTCTTATTCATCAAACCTTGGTTCGTCAGGGAAAGATACAACCTCTTGCTAGC
This genomic stretch from Funiculus sociatus GB2-C1 harbors:
- a CDS encoding IS1 family transposase; this encodes YIGERSEQGARGLWNSLPSIYRQCAVCYTDYWAAYEKVIPSKRHKAVSKNSGLTNHIERFNNTMRQRISRLVRKTLSFSKKLENHIGAIWYFIHHYNASLFM
- a CDS encoding S-layer homology domain-containing protein is translated as MLTGYLDGTYRPNKTLARDEFAAIIRQAFNQNQVAQIPSGSVYKDVPVGYWAAPAIEEAYQTGFMTGYPGGFFHPKEEVSKVQAIVSLAEVLDGLSSPPTASTTSTTPTQATTPATSTQATIPATPTQATSTQATRSPAVRRRATKKRLFMPLARTSLMYPVFMNQQKAQAAPDSGAVPAVADNQATPDSSAVPAVANNQTTPASDSSSTVAVGQGVFLNRPASVIISEYYADAEQIPYYAINGVAEATKANIVVNYPDPRVINPNQPATRGEIAALIHQTLVRQGKIQPLASNVEASKYIVCTPSSNQTTQTAQ